A section of the Gallus gallus isolate bGalGal1 chromosome 4, bGalGal1.mat.broiler.GRCg7b, whole genome shotgun sequence genome encodes:
- the GFRA4 gene encoding GDNF family receptor alpha-4 isoform X1, producing the protein MLQFLSKREGMAEAVSSSRDCLQAGESCTNDPICSSKFRTLRQCIAGNGANKLGPDAKNQCRSTVTALLSSQLYGCKCKRGMKKEKHCLSVYWSIHHTLMEGQSGMNVLESSPYEPFIRGFDYVRLASITAGSENEVTQVNRCLDAAKACNVDEMCQRLRTEYVSFCIRRLARADTCNRSKCHKALRKFFDRVPPEYTHELLFCPCEDTACAERRRQTIVPACSYESKEKPNCLAPLDSCRENYVCRSRYAEFQFNCQPSLQTASGCRRDSYAACLLAYTGIIGSPITPNYIDNSTSSIAPWCTCNASGNRQEECESFLHLFTDNVCLQNAIQAFGNGTYLNAATAPSISPTTQMYKQERNANRAAATLSENIFEHLQPTKVAGEERLLRGSTRLSSETSSPAAPCHQAASLLQLWLPPTLAVLSHFMM; encoded by the exons ATGTTGCAATTCCTGAGTAAGAGAG AAGGTATGGCAGAAGCTGTCAGCTCAAGCAGGGACTGCCTTCAGGCAGGTGAGTCCTGCACCAACGACCCCATCTGCAGCTCCAAATTCAGGACCCTCCGGCAGTGTATCGCAGGTAATGGAGCCAACAAGCTGGGCCCCGACGCCAAGAACCAGTGTCGGAGCACAGTGACTGCCCTGCTCTCCAGCCAGCTCTACGGCTGCAAGTGCAAGCGAGGCATGAAAAAGGAGAAGCATTGCTTGAGTGTCTACTGGAGCATCCACCATACGCTGATGGAAGGTCAGTCGG GCATGAACGTGCTGGAAAGTTCTCCTTATGAGCCATTCATCAGGGGCTTTGATTATGTCCGGCTGGCCTCCATCACTGCAG GGTCTGAGAACGAGGTGACCCAGGTGAACCGCTGCCTGGACGCCGCCAAAGCCTGCAACGTGGACGAGATGTGCCAACGGCTGCGGACGGAATATGTCTCCTTCTGCATCCGGCGCCTGGCCCGGGCCGACACCTGCAACCGCTCCAAGTGCCATAAGGCCTTACGCAAGTTCTTCGACCGCGTGCCGCCCGAGTACACCCACGAGCTGCTCTTCTGCCCCTGCGAAGACACAGCCTGTGCTGAACGCCGGCGGCAGACCATCGTTCCGGCCTGCTCCTATGAGTCCAAGGAGAAACCCAACTGCCTGGCACCGCTGGACTCCTGCCGCGAGAACTACGTCTGTAG GTCGCGTTATGCAGAGTTCCAGTTTAATTGCCAACCATCCCTGCAGACTGCGAGTGGCTGCCGGAGGGACAGCtatgctgcctgcctgctggctTACACCGGGATCATAG GCAGCCCCATCACTCCCAACTACATTGACAACTCGACCTCCAGCATAGCACCCTGGTGCACGTGCAACGCAAGTGGCAACCGGCAGGAAGAGTGCGAGAGCTTCCTGCACCTCTTCACTGACAACGTCTGTCTCC AAAATGCCATCCAGGCCTTTGGCAACGGGACCTACCTGAAcgcagccacagccccatccatctCCCCCACCACGCAGATGTACAAGCAGGAGCGAAACGccaacagagctgcagcaacCCTCAGCGAGAACATCTTCGAGCACCTCCAGCCTACCAAG gtGGCTGGAGAGGAGAGGCTCCTGCGGGGCTCCACTCGTCTGTCATCAGAGacctccagcccagcagctccttgccACCAGgcagcctccctgctgcagctgtggcttCCCCCCACTCTTGCTGTGCTGAGCCACTTCATGATGTGA
- the GFRA4 gene encoding GDNF family receptor alpha-4 isoform 2 precursor (isoform 2 precursor is encoded by transcript variant 2): protein MRGILYFCTLILLEGMAEAVSSSRDCLQAGESCTNDPICSSKFRTLRQCIAGNGANKLGPDAKNQCRSTVTALLSSQLYGCKCKRGMKKEKHCLSVYWSIHHTLMEGQSGMNVLESSPYEPFIRGFDYVRLASITAGSENEVTQVNRCLDAAKACNVDEMCQRLRTEYVSFCIRRLARADTCNRSKCHKALRKFFDRVPPEYTHELLFCPCEDTACAERRRQTIVPACSYESKEKPNCLAPLDSCRENYVCRSRYAEFQFNCQPSLQTASGCRRDSYAACLLAYTGIIGSPITPNYIDNSTSSIAPWCTCNASGNRQEECESFLHLFTDNVCLQNAIQAFGNGTYLNAATAPSISPTTQMYKQERNANRAAATLSENIFEHLQPTKVAGEERLLRGSTRLSSETSSPAAPCHQAASLLQLWLPPTLAVLSHFMM from the exons AAGGTATGGCAGAAGCTGTCAGCTCAAGCAGGGACTGCCTTCAGGCAGGTGAGTCCTGCACCAACGACCCCATCTGCAGCTCCAAATTCAGGACCCTCCGGCAGTGTATCGCAGGTAATGGAGCCAACAAGCTGGGCCCCGACGCCAAGAACCAGTGTCGGAGCACAGTGACTGCCCTGCTCTCCAGCCAGCTCTACGGCTGCAAGTGCAAGCGAGGCATGAAAAAGGAGAAGCATTGCTTGAGTGTCTACTGGAGCATCCACCATACGCTGATGGAAGGTCAGTCGG GCATGAACGTGCTGGAAAGTTCTCCTTATGAGCCATTCATCAGGGGCTTTGATTATGTCCGGCTGGCCTCCATCACTGCAG GGTCTGAGAACGAGGTGACCCAGGTGAACCGCTGCCTGGACGCCGCCAAAGCCTGCAACGTGGACGAGATGTGCCAACGGCTGCGGACGGAATATGTCTCCTTCTGCATCCGGCGCCTGGCCCGGGCCGACACCTGCAACCGCTCCAAGTGCCATAAGGCCTTACGCAAGTTCTTCGACCGCGTGCCGCCCGAGTACACCCACGAGCTGCTCTTCTGCCCCTGCGAAGACACAGCCTGTGCTGAACGCCGGCGGCAGACCATCGTTCCGGCCTGCTCCTATGAGTCCAAGGAGAAACCCAACTGCCTGGCACCGCTGGACTCCTGCCGCGAGAACTACGTCTGTAG GTCGCGTTATGCAGAGTTCCAGTTTAATTGCCAACCATCCCTGCAGACTGCGAGTGGCTGCCGGAGGGACAGCtatgctgcctgcctgctggctTACACCGGGATCATAG GCAGCCCCATCACTCCCAACTACATTGACAACTCGACCTCCAGCATAGCACCCTGGTGCACGTGCAACGCAAGTGGCAACCGGCAGGAAGAGTGCGAGAGCTTCCTGCACCTCTTCACTGACAACGTCTGTCTCC AAAATGCCATCCAGGCCTTTGGCAACGGGACCTACCTGAAcgcagccacagccccatccatctCCCCCACCACGCAGATGTACAAGCAGGAGCGAAACGccaacagagctgcagcaacCCTCAGCGAGAACATCTTCGAGCACCTCCAGCCTACCAAG gtGGCTGGAGAGGAGAGGCTCCTGCGGGGCTCCACTCGTCTGTCATCAGAGacctccagcccagcagctccttgccACCAGgcagcctccctgctgcagctgtggcttCCCCCCACTCTTGCTGTGCTGAGCCACTTCATGATGTGA
- the GFRA4 gene encoding GDNF family receptor alpha-4 isoform X2, whose amino-acid sequence MAEAVSSSRDCLQAGESCTNDPICSSKFRTLRQCIAGNGANKLGPDAKNQCRSTVTALLSSQLYGCKCKRGMKKEKHCLSVYWSIHHTLMEGQSGMNVLESSPYEPFIRGFDYVRLASITAGSENEVTQVNRCLDAAKACNVDEMCQRLRTEYVSFCIRRLARADTCNRSKCHKALRKFFDRVPPEYTHELLFCPCEDTACAERRRQTIVPACSYESKEKPNCLAPLDSCRENYVCRSRYAEFQFNCQPSLQTASGCRRDSYAACLLAYTGIIGSPITPNYIDNSTSSIAPWCTCNASGNRQEECESFLHLFTDNVCLQNAIQAFGNGTYLNAATAPSISPTTQMYKQERNANRAAATLSENIFEHLQPTKVAGEERLLRGSTRLSSETSSPAAPCHQAASLLQLWLPPTLAVLSHFMM is encoded by the exons ATGGCAGAAGCTGTCAGCTCAAGCAGGGACTGCCTTCAGGCAGGTGAGTCCTGCACCAACGACCCCATCTGCAGCTCCAAATTCAGGACCCTCCGGCAGTGTATCGCAGGTAATGGAGCCAACAAGCTGGGCCCCGACGCCAAGAACCAGTGTCGGAGCACAGTGACTGCCCTGCTCTCCAGCCAGCTCTACGGCTGCAAGTGCAAGCGAGGCATGAAAAAGGAGAAGCATTGCTTGAGTGTCTACTGGAGCATCCACCATACGCTGATGGAAGGTCAGTCGG GCATGAACGTGCTGGAAAGTTCTCCTTATGAGCCATTCATCAGGGGCTTTGATTATGTCCGGCTGGCCTCCATCACTGCAG GGTCTGAGAACGAGGTGACCCAGGTGAACCGCTGCCTGGACGCCGCCAAAGCCTGCAACGTGGACGAGATGTGCCAACGGCTGCGGACGGAATATGTCTCCTTCTGCATCCGGCGCCTGGCCCGGGCCGACACCTGCAACCGCTCCAAGTGCCATAAGGCCTTACGCAAGTTCTTCGACCGCGTGCCGCCCGAGTACACCCACGAGCTGCTCTTCTGCCCCTGCGAAGACACAGCCTGTGCTGAACGCCGGCGGCAGACCATCGTTCCGGCCTGCTCCTATGAGTCCAAGGAGAAACCCAACTGCCTGGCACCGCTGGACTCCTGCCGCGAGAACTACGTCTGTAG GTCGCGTTATGCAGAGTTCCAGTTTAATTGCCAACCATCCCTGCAGACTGCGAGTGGCTGCCGGAGGGACAGCtatgctgcctgcctgctggctTACACCGGGATCATAG GCAGCCCCATCACTCCCAACTACATTGACAACTCGACCTCCAGCATAGCACCCTGGTGCACGTGCAACGCAAGTGGCAACCGGCAGGAAGAGTGCGAGAGCTTCCTGCACCTCTTCACTGACAACGTCTGTCTCC AAAATGCCATCCAGGCCTTTGGCAACGGGACCTACCTGAAcgcagccacagccccatccatctCCCCCACCACGCAGATGTACAAGCAGGAGCGAAACGccaacagagctgcagcaacCCTCAGCGAGAACATCTTCGAGCACCTCCAGCCTACCAAG gtGGCTGGAGAGGAGAGGCTCCTGCGGGGCTCCACTCGTCTGTCATCAGAGacctccagcccagcagctccttgccACCAGgcagcctccctgctgcagctgtggcttCCCCCCACTCTTGCTGTGCTGAGCCACTTCATGATGTGA
- the GFRA4 gene encoding GDNF family receptor alpha-4 isoform 1 precursor (isoform 1 precursor is encoded by transcript variant 1), which yields MRGILYFCTLILLEGMAEAVSSSRDCLQAGESCTNDPICSSKFRTLRQCIAGNGANKLGPDAKNQCRSTVTALLSSQLYGCKCKRGMKKEKHCLSVYWSIHHTLMEGMNVLESSPYEPFIRGFDYVRLASITAGSENEVTQVNRCLDAAKACNVDEMCQRLRTEYVSFCIRRLARADTCNRSKCHKALRKFFDRVPPEYTHELLFCPCEDTACAERRRQTIVPACSYESKEKPNCLAPLDSCRENYVCRSRYAEFQFNCQPSLQTASGCRRDSYAACLLAYTGIIGSPITPNYIDNSTSSIAPWCTCNASGNRQEECESFLHLFTDNVCLQNAIQAFGNGTYLNAATAPSISPTTQMYKQERNANRAAATLSENIFEHLQPTKVAGEERLLRGSTRLSSETSSPAAPCHQAASLLQLWLPPTLAVLSHFMM from the exons AAGGTATGGCAGAAGCTGTCAGCTCAAGCAGGGACTGCCTTCAGGCAGGTGAGTCCTGCACCAACGACCCCATCTGCAGCTCCAAATTCAGGACCCTCCGGCAGTGTATCGCAGGTAATGGAGCCAACAAGCTGGGCCCCGACGCCAAGAACCAGTGTCGGAGCACAGTGACTGCCCTGCTCTCCAGCCAGCTCTACGGCTGCAAGTGCAAGCGAGGCATGAAAAAGGAGAAGCATTGCTTGAGTGTCTACTGGAGCATCCACCATACGCTGATGGAAG GCATGAACGTGCTGGAAAGTTCTCCTTATGAGCCATTCATCAGGGGCTTTGATTATGTCCGGCTGGCCTCCATCACTGCAG GGTCTGAGAACGAGGTGACCCAGGTGAACCGCTGCCTGGACGCCGCCAAAGCCTGCAACGTGGACGAGATGTGCCAACGGCTGCGGACGGAATATGTCTCCTTCTGCATCCGGCGCCTGGCCCGGGCCGACACCTGCAACCGCTCCAAGTGCCATAAGGCCTTACGCAAGTTCTTCGACCGCGTGCCGCCCGAGTACACCCACGAGCTGCTCTTCTGCCCCTGCGAAGACACAGCCTGTGCTGAACGCCGGCGGCAGACCATCGTTCCGGCCTGCTCCTATGAGTCCAAGGAGAAACCCAACTGCCTGGCACCGCTGGACTCCTGCCGCGAGAACTACGTCTGTAG GTCGCGTTATGCAGAGTTCCAGTTTAATTGCCAACCATCCCTGCAGACTGCGAGTGGCTGCCGGAGGGACAGCtatgctgcctgcctgctggctTACACCGGGATCATAG GCAGCCCCATCACTCCCAACTACATTGACAACTCGACCTCCAGCATAGCACCCTGGTGCACGTGCAACGCAAGTGGCAACCGGCAGGAAGAGTGCGAGAGCTTCCTGCACCTCTTCACTGACAACGTCTGTCTCC AAAATGCCATCCAGGCCTTTGGCAACGGGACCTACCTGAAcgcagccacagccccatccatctCCCCCACCACGCAGATGTACAAGCAGGAGCGAAACGccaacagagctgcagcaacCCTCAGCGAGAACATCTTCGAGCACCTCCAGCCTACCAAG gtGGCTGGAGAGGAGAGGCTCCTGCGGGGCTCCACTCGTCTGTCATCAGAGacctccagcccagcagctccttgccACCAGgcagcctccctgctgcagctgtggcttCCCCCCACTCTTGCTGTGCTGAGCCACTTCATGATGTGA